The genome window TAGCTCGTTGGGCTATCGACCCCCGGCACCCGAGGCCGTTCAAGCTTGGTCTTTTCGCTACGCTGCGCTCCGCGAAAAGACCAAGCTTGATTCTTGAAGAAACTAACGCAACACTTGGTATCACGCGTGGGGGCAGGTCAAGATAATTCAGACGGCTTTTCCAATAACGCCCCAGAAGCGTAGGTACGGAAACGAATTCTCCATCTATCGGTTTACGATAGGAGAATCGTGGAATTTCCTCGCCTTCCACATCTTCCGATACTCGAAAGCAAAGGTGAGAGAAGTCGACTTGGCGATGCTGAGAATTGGTACGTGATTCGCCGGCAAACGACTGGTGAAGGACCGAAAGACGTTGTTGACCGTCGAGCAAATACCAAATTTGCTTGTTAGTCGTATCAAAGGTAGGAAGAATGTTAAGCGAGGGGCGAAGGAGGTCGCTACTTTCTCGTCCCGTCTCCCAAATCGTCAATGCACCTATCGGCATACCACGATAAATACTGTCCAAGAGCGCCGCGGCTTTTGGGCCATTCCATACAAACTCTCGCTGCAGCCGTGGGATCGCAAATACCCTACGTTCAAGGCAGTCTCGAAGTTGACGAACCGACTTTTGCTCGAACCGTAGCTTACTCATGGAATAACCCTTTTTGGTTGGTTATTCGAGAGTAATCTCAACAGAGCATGACCACAAACAAATCTACCTATATGTCGCTTATATACAGTGGCACTTAATTAGTGACGGTAGTCCATTGCTACACTTGGCACTTACACCCTCATCGCCGCCGGCGGCGGGGCTAGGTGCGGGAAGCGGTCTTGTAGGGCTTGTACCGTCATGCCTTCGGTGCGGAGCGCTTCGATCGCCAGCAGCGCGGCGTCGACGGCCGGGATCGTCGTGATGCACGGCACTCCGTGCGAGACGGCCGAGGCGCGGATCTTCCCTTCGTCCGTTCGCGCGCCCTTGCCGCTCGGGGTGTTGATGATGAGCTTCACCGTGCCGTCGACGAGGTAGTCGAGCAGGTTCGGGTTCCCCTCTTGCAGCTTGCGCACGACTTTCACTTCGATGCCGGCCTCGGTGAGCACCTTGGCCGTCCCTTCGGTGGCGAGCAGCGTGAAGCCGAGCTCCTTAAGCTTTTGGCCGATGCGCACGCCGTGTTTCTTCGTCGGTCCGGCGAGGCTGATGAAGATCATCCCTTCCGTCGGCAAGACGACTCCCGCGCCCAGTTGGCTCTTGGCGAACGCGATGCTGAACCGTTCGCTGACGCCCATTACTTCGCCGGTCGAACGCATCTCGGGCCCGAGCACGATATCGACGCCGTGGAACTTGATGAACGGGAAGACGCTTTCCTTGACGCTGACGAACGCCGGAATCGGATCGGTCGTCACCCCTTGCTCGATGAGCGAAACGCCGGCCATGATCTTCGCGGCGATGCCCGCGACGGGGACGCCCGTCGCCTTGGCGACGAACGGCACGGTGCGGCTTGCGCGGGGGTTCACTTCGAGGACGTAGATCGTCGGGCGCCCCTCTTCGCGCTTCACGGCGAATTGGATGTTCATGAGCCCACGCACGTTGAGCTCGATGGCGAGCTTGCAGGC of Planctomycetia bacterium contains these proteins:
- a CDS encoding DUF262 domain-containing protein; amino-acid sequence: MSKLRFEQKSVRQLRDCLERRVFAIPRLQREFVWNGPKAAALLDSIYRGMPIGALTIWETGRESSDLLRPSLNILPTFDTTNKQIWYLLDGQQRLSVLHQSFAGESRTNSQHRQVDFSHLCFRVSEDVEGEEIPRFSYRKPIDGEFVSVPTLLGRYWKSRLNYLDLPPRVIPSVALVSSRIKLGLFAERSVAKRPSLNGLGCRGSIAQRA